Proteins encoded by one window of Macaca fascicularis isolate 582-1 chromosome 10, T2T-MFA8v1.1:
- the LGALS2 gene encoding galectin-2 isoform X5, which translates to MMGELEVKNMDMKPGSTLKITGRIADGADGFVINLGQGTDKLNLHFNPRFSESTIVCNSLDGSNWGQEQREDHLCFSPGSEVKGLLPP; encoded by the exons GGGGAACTTGAGGTTAAGAACATGGACATGAAGCCGGGGTCAACCCTGAAGATCACAGGCAGGATCGCTGATGGCGCTGATGG CTTTGTAATTAACCTGGGCCAGGGGACAGACAAGCTGAACCTGCATTTCAACCCTCGCTTCAGCGAATCCACCATTGTCTGCAACTCACTGGATGGCAGCAACTGGGGGCAAGAACAACGGGAAGATCACCTGTGCTTCAGCCCAGGGTCAGAGGTCAAG GGCCTCCTGCCTCCTTGA
- the LGALS2 gene encoding galectin-2 isoform X2, producing MMGELEVKNMDMKPGSTLKITGRIADGADGFVINLGQGTDKLNLHFNPRFSESTIVCNSLDGSNWGQEQREDHLCFSPGSEVKFTVTFESDKFKVKLPDGHELTFPNRLGHSHLSYLSVRGGFNTSSFKLKE from the exons GGGGAACTTGAGGTTAAGAACATGGACATGAAGCCGGGGTCAACCCTGAAGATCACAGGCAGGATCGCTGATGGCGCTGATGG CTTTGTAATTAACCTGGGCCAGGGGACAGACAAGCTGAACCTGCATTTCAACCCTCGCTTCAGCGAATCCACCATTGTCTGCAACTCACTGGATGGCAGCAACTGGGGGCAAGAACAACGGGAAGATCACCTGTGCTTCAGCCCAGGGTCAGAGGTCAAG TTCACGGTGACCTTTGAGAGTGACAAATTCAAGGTGAAGCTGCCAGATGGGCACGAGCTGACCTTTCCCAACAGGCTGGGCCACAGCCACCTGAGCTACCTGAGCGTGAGGGGCGGGTTCAACACGTCCTCTTTcaagttaaaagaataa
- the LGALS2 gene encoding galectin-2 isoform X6 — MDMKPGSTLKITGRIADGADGFVINLGQGTDKLNLHFNPRFSESTIVCNSLDGSNWGQEQREDHLCFSPGSEVKGLLPP; from the exons ATGGACATGAAGCCGGGGTCAACCCTGAAGATCACAGGCAGGATCGCTGATGGCGCTGATGG CTTTGTAATTAACCTGGGCCAGGGGACAGACAAGCTGAACCTGCATTTCAACCCTCGCTTCAGCGAATCCACCATTGTCTGCAACTCACTGGATGGCAGCAACTGGGGGCAAGAACAACGGGAAGATCACCTGTGCTTCAGCCCAGGGTCAGAGGTCAAG GGCCTCCTGCCTCCTTGA
- the LGALS2 gene encoding galectin-2 isoform X3 has translation MDMKPGSTLKITGRIADGADGFVINLGQGTDKLNLHFNPRFSESTIVCNSLDGSNWGQEQREDHLCFSPGSEVKFTVTFESDKFKVKLPDGHELTFPNRLGHSHLSYLSVRGGFNTSSFKLKE, from the exons ATGGACATGAAGCCGGGGTCAACCCTGAAGATCACAGGCAGGATCGCTGATGGCGCTGATGG CTTTGTAATTAACCTGGGCCAGGGGACAGACAAGCTGAACCTGCATTTCAACCCTCGCTTCAGCGAATCCACCATTGTCTGCAACTCACTGGATGGCAGCAACTGGGGGCAAGAACAACGGGAAGATCACCTGTGCTTCAGCCCAGGGTCAGAGGTCAAG TTCACGGTGACCTTTGAGAGTGACAAATTCAAGGTGAAGCTGCCAGATGGGCACGAGCTGACCTTTCCCAACAGGCTGGGCCACAGCCACCTGAGCTACCTGAGCGTGAGGGGCGGGTTCAACACGTCCTCTTTcaagttaaaagaataa
- the CDC42EP1 gene encoding cdc42 effector protein 1 has protein sequence MPGPQGGGSAPTMSLGKLSPVVWGSSSQGKRRLTADMISPPLGDFRHTMHVGRGGDVFGDTSFLSNHGGSSRGTHRSPRNFLAKKLQLVRRVGAPPRRMASPPAPSPAPPAISPIIKNAISLPQLNQAAYDSLVVGKLSFDGSPSSSMDGHSSYGLDSGFCTISRLPRSEKPHDRDRDGSFPSEPGLRRSDSLLSFRLDLDLGPSLLSELLGVMSLAEAPAAETPAPAANPPTPAANPPAPAANPPAPAANPPAPPANPPAPAANPPGPAANPPAPATTPLGPAANPPAPATSSTPHGHCPNGVTAGLGPVAEVKASPVGGGPRGPAGLALGRHWGAGWGGGRHYPEMDARQERVEVLPQARASWESLDEEWRAPQAHSRTPVPSTVQANTFEFADAEEDDEVKV, from the exons ATGCCCGGCCCCCAGGGTGGCGGCAGCGCCCCCACCATGAGCCTGGGCAAGCTCTCGCCTGTGGTATGGGGGTCCAGTTCACAGGGAAAGAGGCGGCTGACTGCAGACATGATCAGCCCCCCGCTCGGGGACTTCCGCCACACCATGCATGTGGGCCGTGGTGGGGACGTCTTCGGGGACACCTCCTTCCTCAGCAACCACGGTGGCAGCTCCAGGGGCACCCATCGCTCACCCCGCAACTTCCTGGCCAAGAAGCTGCAGCTGGTGCGGAGGGTGGGGGCGCCCCCCCGGAGGATGGCGTCTCCCCCTGCACCCTCCCCGGCTCCACCGGCCATCTCCCCCATCATCAAGAATGCCATCTCCCTGCCCCAGCTCAACCAGGCCGCCTATGACAGCCTCGTGGTTGGCAAGCTCAGTTTCGACGGCAGCCCCAGCAGCTCCATGGACGGCCACTCCAGCTACG GCCTGGACTCTGGGTTCTGCACCATCTCCCGCCTGCCCCGCTCGGAAAAGCCGCATGACCGAGACCGGGATGGTTCCTTCCCCTCTGAGCCCGGGCTTCGCCGCTCAGACTCTCTCTTGTCCTTCCGCCTGGACCTCGACCTTGGGCCCTCACTCCTCAGCGAGCTGCTAGGGGTCATGAGCCTCGCGGAAGCCCCTGCAGCTGAGACTCCAGCCCCTGCTGCAAACCCCCCAACCCCTGCTGCAAACCCTCCAGCCCCTGCCGCAAACCCCCCGGCCCCTGCCGCAAACCCCCCGGCCCCTCCCGCAAACCCCCCAGCCCCTGCCGCAAACCCCCCGGGTCCTGCTGCAAaccccccagcccctgccacaACCCCCCTGGGTCCTGCTGCAAaccctccagcccctgccacaAGCTCCACACCCCATGGACACTGTCCCAATGGGGTAACAGCTGGGTTGGGCCCAGTGGCTGAGGTGAAGGCCAGCCCAGTGGGAGGGGGTCCACGAGGACCTGCTGGCCTTGCCCTCGGCAGGCACTGGGGAGCAGGCTGGGGTGGTGGCCGCCACTACCCGGAGATGGATGCGCGGCAGGAGCGGGTGGAGGTGCTGCCCCAAGCCCGGGCCTCCTGGGAGAGCCTGGATGAAGAGTGGAGGGCACCCCAGGCACACAGCAGGACCCCGGTGCCCAGCACGGTGCAAGCAAACACCTTTGAATTTGCGGATGCTGAGGAGGATGATGAGGTCAAGGTGTGA